GAACCAATCTCCCTCTTCTTCCGACCGATGAGATTGCTTCGTTCCCTCCAGTTGCTCGCGCAGACACCGATTGGGAGTTTTTCATCCTACTGCTGGAAAAGGGCTTTTTGGCGTAGCACCCGGCAATCCCGGGGGAGGATCCGATGAAAATCCGGAAGGTCCTGCTCACCTGTTCGTCCATCCTCATCACGGCGCTTCTTACGTTCATCCTGACCGACAATCTATCGTCCTTACAGCTCAAATTTTCCAGAGTCGCCGGTCAATCCAATTCCGATGGGCTGGCGTATATCCTGATCGATCTGGCGCTTTCCATTACGCTGTGCGCGACGGTTTGGTTGATGCTTGTCTGGGACGCTGGGGATAAACTCCCCCCGACCTTGATGCTGATCGTCGGGATCCTCGGGTGGATTCTCCACTATCTGAACACGTTCACCGACCTTCGGTGGCAGAGCGGATTGTTTTACGATTTTTTCAACGGCATCCACTGGCTTTCGGCAATCTGGCAAAGCTTGGCCTTGAAACTGCCCAAGACCGATATGTTCTGGGTGTCTCTGTTCAGCAGCCCGTTCACCTTTACGCTGAGCGCGCTCTTTATCGTCTTCGGCATAGTCGGCCTTTCCTTGAAAAGCCATTCGAAATAATTCCGGGGTAAGAATCCGGGATCCGGTTTTCCTAGGGCCAAGAGGCCGTGAACGCACGGGGCAAGGAAAAATCTCCACCTGCACCGGATGGCGTTCTCCGCTTTCCTTTGCCCGGGGAAAACAGTTTTCGGCAGCGGGAGGACTTCATGAAGACCAAGAAAACTATTTCCGTCATCGGGATGATCATTCTCACGACGATCGTCATCGACATCGCCGGGTATCTATTCTCCCAGGAACGGGGGCTGTTCACCACTTCCGTTGCCGAAAGGGCTTTTTTATATGGCTTGATTCAGGCGGCGCTGATCGCGGTGCCGCTGGGCGCGACCGTCTGGATGATGCTGGTCTGGGATGCGGGCGACAAGCTCCCGCCCGCCTTTATGCTAATCCTGGGAATCCTCGGCGCCTGTCCGGTTCTGGTTTATGCCGCCAATCCGGTATCAGTTTTTACTCTGTGCCGGACGATCCCTTTACTTCCTCGCGGATCGACTTACGGCGCTTCGCAGTCCCTATCCTATTTCATGTCGCATTTCTCAACCGGCCTACTCCCGTTCCTATATATCGGTTTCGGCATCACCGGGTTGGCCGCCAAGCGGAAGGCGTAAACCGATAATCAAAACCCACAGGGACATCGGGGAAAAACTGCGGGCCCGCACCTTGTGGAACATCCCCAAGGCGGAAATGCGCCATGACGGGATGGCATAAGCCGCAGAAAAACCGGCAATCCGACAAGGAGCCTCAATAATGACTAAGCAGTTATTAGGCCATAAGCCATCCCGCCCGAATGCCCTCGTGAATCCCCCTCCTCCGATACCGGCGGATTTGCCGGCTCAAGACCGCAACCGTCTGCCGCGGTACGCGCAGGCATGCATCTTGGCATCGGCAGCGTTGGTTGCCGGCCTGGGCTGCGCGACGATCCGGGGAATCCTCGGTTCCGGAGAGGAGCACCCCGCGGCGTCGGACGCCTCCGCCGCGGCCGGATCGACCGCCGCCCCGGAGGCGGCGCCGGCGACTGCGGATTTGCACACCGCGACTCCCGCGCCGGTAACAATCCAATGGTGGAGCTATGAAACCGCCGAAGACCGGAAAGCCTTGATGCTCGGTCAAGCCAGGGAATTCGAACAAAGCCATCCGAACGTGATCGTCGTATTGACCGCGCTCGACCGATCCGCCTACAGTCATCAGATCGGAACCGTCCTGGCCTCGGATAAACCGCCGCACCTGTTTCAGAGCGAGGGCAATTGGTCGTTCGCGGAATTCGCCGCCGCCGGCCTGCTGATGGACCTCTCCGCCGAGGCGGAGGCGGGCTGGGGCGCGGAATTCCTTCCGGCTGCGCTGGACCGTTTCGTCTGGGACGGCAGGCAATACGGCGTCCCGAAGGACGCATCCGTTGTCGGCTTGTGGTACAACAAAGCGCTGTTCCGGCAAGCCGGGATAACCGCACCGCCGTCGACGTGGGCGGACTTCCTCTCCGCGATCGCCAAATTTAAAGCCGCCGGGATCACGCCGATCGCCGTGGGCGAAGGCGACAAGTGGTCAGGCGCGTTCTGGTGGGAATACCTGGCGCTCCGCCTGGGCGGGCGCGCGGCGATCGACGCGGCGCTTTCCCGCCGGGGCGCTTTCACCGATCCTCCCTTCGTGCAAGCAGGTGAGGAATTGGTCTCCCTGATCGAACGGAAGCCTTTCGAACCGGATCATCTTGCCCTAAACACTTATCCGGACGCGTCGGCGATCTTCGGCGACGGGAAAGCGGCCATGCACTTGATGGGACAATGGGAGAGGGAAAATCAGAAAATCTTCAGCACCGACGGCCAAGGTCTCGGCGGGGACTTGGAATGGTTTCCGTTTCCCGCCTTGGCGGGCGGCGAC
This sequence is a window from Anaerolineales bacterium. Protein-coding genes within it:
- a CDS encoding extracellular solute-binding protein, whose translation is MPAQDRNRLPRYAQACILASAALVAGLGCATIRGILGSGEEHPAASDASAAAGSTAAPEAAPATADLHTATPAPVTIQWWSYETAEDRKALMLGQAREFEQSHPNVIVVLTALDRSAYSHQIGTVLASDKPPHLFQSEGNWSFAEFAAAGLLMDLSAEAEAGWGAEFLPAALDRFVWDGRQYGVPKDASVVGLWYNKALFRQAGITAPPSTWADFLSAIAKFKAAGITPIAVGEGDKWSGAFWWEYLALRLGGRAAIDAALSRRGAFTDPPFVQAGEELVSLIERKPFEPDHLALNTYPDASAIFGDGKAAMHLMGQWERENQKIFSTDGQGLGGDLEWFPFPALAGGDGHPADLLGGINGWLIAKDAPPEALEFLHFLISPEQQCREAGLGNLPAAKSAGVCIQDPYLEPVWQALTRSDFLQVYYDVFLTPAAGQMVDEAVYGLFAGTLTPAEAARAIENAYTAENP